The genomic region tgatacatggcagggaggggggctctcactccctggtggtccaggggatgggcactgtgtaggagggggctggcaggaagaacttacctctcctgcagctccctcctcctccgcgccggtccgtgcagctcctctgtcagctcacactgtaagtctcgcgagagccacactaactgggagctgacagaggtgctgaccggaccggcgcagaggaggagggagctgcaggagaggtaagtaaacgctctgcagcccccagtctgtattatggcaatgtaaattgccataatacagacagtgactcgactataagcagagttggggtttttcagcaccaaaactctgcttatactcgtgTGTGTATATAcggtaaaaagaaaacaaaagagaACCAAGAACAGAGACTTTTGGGACCCCAACCAAGACAGGATAAGAGGAGGATAGGAGACAATGAATGAATGTTGGGATTAGAACCACAAGAGGACAATATtgcagagtttgaaggaggaCTTGGTCAACCGTGTCATGCAACAGAGAAGTCTAGAAGAATTATTATAGCGTAGTAGCCTTTGGATTTAGCCACAATTACATTAGTTACTTTAATCAGAGCTGTCTCAGTAGAAGGGGGTGTGGGAAACCATATTGAAGAGGGTTGAAGAGAAAGTTGTAATCGGGAAAGCCTGCCAGATGGTTAAAAACAAGTCGCTCCAGAAACttgaatagaaaatagaaagggagcagagatatgggaAGGTAGTTAGAAAGGGAAgacgttgtttttttttgtgttttttttcaaatataagtGCGCTACGTCAGTGGCATGTTAAGGGGATCGAGGACAATGCCAGAGTAAAGAGAGCATTTGAAGATATGCGTTAAGGACTgaacaagacaaggggagagagatctgcaTGCCTCCactcataaaaaataaactattaactACTGCTACCCCTTGTGGGGAGTattggcttttctttttttttcttcattgtgTTCAATTATCTGAATTATCCCTTTTAGAACTCATGTTACAACCTCAGATCTAACATGTGTTATAGCCAAAGCCATTTGCGGAGATAGCACTTCTGAAGATCAAAGATAGATAAGATGCCACATAAAAAAAATGGATCAGTATTACAGACAGTGCCTCACTGAACATAGAATTGGGCTATAGGTGGACTAGAACATAGACACAACATTCGTATAGCCCTAGAGCTCTCAATGAATTTCCAACATATGTATAGTTTTGTGCGATCCACAGTTGTCAgagaattaaataaaatgtaaagaaaaacaattaacATAGCTGTAGGTGTGCTATTCCTGTTGTACTTTCGCCATATTTTGCTCAGCCTGGAGCAATGGAGCTGCTTTGTGTGAAGATCGTTATGTTGTCCATATCCCAACGGTGTGTAGGTCTGTCAGTTGACTGGCCCGTCTGGCATAGGGAGTCCCAGTAATTGCAGAAATGTGTTTGCGTTCGTCATTGAGGTCAGTCTCTATCTCTTGCCCTGCTTCTCCACAATAAGGGCTTGTGGGTTACCCCCACTTGTATGAGACAGCTGCGGCTCTCAACTTAATGGTCACTTCGGAAGCTCTCCATTGTCGGTCTGCTGAGGTCATGGTAAAAACTGAGTGAGTGCTGTTCAAACATATATGGCGTTTGACCTTTGACTTCGGCCATAAGTAATTCTTTGTTGGCCTGTGATCAAAAGCAGAGTATGACATCCCTGTTGTGGGTTGAGTTGGTGAAAGGTTGTCCAAGTAAGCTGTAGAGGCCATCCAGGGTTAGGCCTTTAGCTTGTTTATGTGGCAAAGAGCAAACGCCTGATAAATTGGGGCAGTTCACCTGCATCTATGGTGTCTGGAATCCCTATCACCTTTAGATTACACTGTCTTGAGTTATCTTCCAGCTGCCCCACTTTGGTACTCAGTAATGTGCACTGGTTGGTTAGGTCTTGTATTTGGGTTGCAGTTGTGTCTTGTTTAAGTCTTAGGCCTTTAATGTCATCTTCTGTAGCTTGAATGCTGCCAGACAGTGTGCCAAGTTCTTTCTTTAGTATGCCTATCCCAGGTGCAAAAAAGACTTTAAGGTCAGCCACCGTGGTGTCTAAATACGGTTTGGTGGCTAGTGGAGGTTCTCTTCTGCCTAGTGACATGGCTCGGTTGTCCCCAGCTGAGGTAAGAGCTCGTCTTTCTCGTCAGAGTCTGGGGAAAATCCTGGAGGTAGGTCTGGGaatgcgtccgccatcttgggccctggAAGTCGTGAGAGGAGTAGTCCAATATCGTCTGTTTGTCCTCCACTAGACCCTCGAGACTTTCGGAAGTGTTTCTGCATCGCTTTCTTTGAGTGGTGCTGTTGGAAGCCAGAAGTCACTGCTTTTTGCAGTAAGGTATCGCTTTAATGCAGGCCGGTTGCCAGAGCTCAGGACTCATGCGGCTGATCAGAGAGCTGGCAGGCTGTGCCCCCTCAGTCAGGTTTTTTGTTTAACTTCCTGCCCAGTTTTTCTCTATAGTAGTACAGGAAAATATATCTTGTTCATTTTTCCCAAAAATACATTACTAGTAAAGTATAGTGACACTATAAGTCAATATAATGACACTGTCATTAAAATGATTAATGCATTCATCCAAAATGGTCACGTGTTAAGTACTGTGACCATGCCCCTCACCCTTGGCTTAGTAATAGTGACACTATAGTTTACTgactgatatattttattttgttatgtatttttgtaataataaagaagatgcatttttcctatACCTTTTGTATCAACTCTGCTTTGAGTGCAAAGAATTTCATGTGTGCAATTTCAGTTTTTAGTTGACCCTATTATTGCACTGTGGAGAGATGctgcaggagcaatgagtaaaAATTATGTGGCTACATGGAATTTATCTTTGCAAGACATAGTGAATTAAGGAAGTACAGATGGACTAGTTTGCTGTGTATGACATAAGGTTCTCTCTGTAGCGACCTACTTTTGTGAAATTGTTTTCAGTGGTATGTGTAGGTTCAATGTGTGTTTGCAATGGATCTCTGGCTTGGTTCACAAATACACAATTTATTTGGTAAAATACAGGTGTACAACAGATTACTATTTTTTAATCTACTTAACATACACTTGTTATGACTAACGTGACTTTGTGCCGCGTTGTATATGGCAAAATTATACACTTGGCAAACGTGCTTGTGAATGAAAATATAGAAACACATAACATGGCAACTTTTATTCTATTTCTACAGCCGGGCACCTGTAATGAGGTCAGCACCACCTCCTGCAGCTCGTCCACCTGCCCCTGTAGCTGCAGCTCCTTCAGCAGTTGGGCCCGTAGGAGCACCCAGGCAACCAGGTCTGATGGCACAGATGGCTACCACAGCTGCTGGAGTGGCAGTGGGCTCTGCCGTGGGACACACACTTGGACATGCCATTACAGGAGGTTTTGGTGGAGGAAGCAGTTCAGAGCCAGCAAGGAACGACATCACTTATCAAGTAATATAAATATACTAACATCTTTGTTTGCTGTTGTAGGTACAAATAgtaaaatgttgtcaggcaaactCTAGTGGAAATCGCTACAAAAAGATAATAGATTTGCCATTTATGTAGACTTTTAGACTTCAGTGTTATTTTTTGAAGAATGCGGATTTGTCTGAATTTCGTGCAGTTCTTTTGTCCGAAACACAAATTAACGAATTGCAGTTTGCTCTAAACAATAGAAAACAAAGTTATCATAGACATATGCATGCACAGCACATATTCAATCCTGTAAGTTACTTCTAGGTGCTAATTGCAGCACCTGCTTTTTGTACAGGGGTTAGTGTTTATTAGCTTGAGCTATCCTCTGACAATGAGTGCaaaatagggatcgaccgattatcagtTTTACCGAAAATATtcgccgatattcggtattttcggcaatatcggtatcggccaatagagataccaatattgccgatagtacataccaggaccgctgggctccagcagctccccagtgtaaatctcgcaagtcccgcggccgccagagcgttgccacgggttggtAAAAAATGCTCCCCCTcagcccccccattttacacaaattacatcccttcacaaacacacatacactacacaaacatacacatacacacacacacactgcattatatacacactacacaaacacacacactgcattatatacacatactacaaaaacacacacactctgcattcattatatacacacgacacaaacactgcattcgcTTTccgcacaccacacacactgcattcactatatatatacacactacacaaacactcactgcattcactatacacactacacaaacacaccctgcattccttatatacacactatacaaatgcacactgcatccactacacacacagctcccctgtctgaacacactgcatccactacatgtggcatgtatattttgtgcatttactattaaatagtttattttttcaaaatggtaaatgtacagaatatcagcaAGTTATcgactatcggcctgaaagttcacagattatcggtatctgctctaaaaaaaatcaatatcggtcgatccctagtgcaAAACTTGGATCATATTGATATTGCCAAGTAGGAAATGTTAAATCCAGCTGTCTGACGTAGGACTGTGTTTACCATCGCTGCATTGCTGTATATTTAGTTTGTTTGCactggtttgtttttgttgttgtttgtttttcataATCATAAGAATTTAAATAGTGCCAGCAAGTGTTATGTACAGAACTCCTCTTCTCTTACTTTATTAGTACTGGATGGATTCATGGTTCTGctcatttacatattttttcttaGCTAATAATGTATCCTTTTACTGATATTCACAGGAACCAGCTACTTCACAGCCAGTGtatcagcagcagcagcagccccAGTATACACCCTGCCAGTATGAGCTCAAGCAATTCTTAGAGTGTGCTCAGAACCAGAGTGATCTGAAACTATGTGAAGGCTTCGGAGAGGTGCTGAAACAATGCCGCTTTGCAAATGGTGAGTTTCCATGCATTCATAAGTAGTTACAGTAGAACTATACATTATTCAACAATATACAAAACCCTTAGCTCACATACTATGGTAAGATTTATTAAAGCAAAAACCTGTGGCGTTCTGAGGCAAATTGAAAATAGGGAGCAATCACAATGCAAACCAGTAGAATATCTTTTAACATGTCGCACCCCTTTTGCCTTTTAAAATCTCTCCATACAAGCTCTGTTTTCATTCTGTTTCTGACACTATGCAGGTTGCATCGTGACTCCTATTGAGTATTCAAAGGATAAACTACACAGTGTTACAACTTCACAAGATCTGGAAGGAGCAGATATATTTTGAAGTTGAAACAGTGGCTTCATGGAAACTCTGTTCCTGCCAGATCTTGTGGAGAGGTAACCTTGTGCATAGATTGACTTCATTTAGTGCATGTGGGGGGGAATCACAGcagctgtgctctgactcactagagCAAACCAAAACTGGGAGTCGAGCCTTAATGAGGCATACGCCTGCCGCAACTGCAGACCTCACGCTCCCACAAACCTGTCTTGCCCAGCAGTTTGCACCATGGCagggctaaatgtaaaaaaaaaaaaaaccttcccggGTGTCAGGCGATAAGAATTCCACACGCCTGCATATGGAATTGTTGtaaataatgtgaatatttaggtaaataaaatttaaaaaaagatacattttatttttttctatgtggTGTGCATTGGGAGTTTATATTATCAACAACTAGGGAAAGTGGTTTATCCTGTCATTTTCACTCTCTCATAGTTTCTCATTTCTATACGGTGGTGTGTGCTCCTATAtccattaaatatttaaaagtaaGCTTGGTTGTGTAGAGTGACGGGGGGCAAGTATAGTGAAATAGTTTTCTCTGGTTGCAAAACTTTGCCCAaatcttttaattttttatttttttatttttttttaatcttcttgTGCATTCTTCTTTCTAGGCTTATAAGTGCATTTGCTAGGAGATAACAGGATACTCGCATTGAGGAGGAGAAGCTTCGGAATCAACGCTTCTGAATAGATTTCCTTTAAAACCATTGGCAATTAGTAGTGATTATGCCTATTGATACAGGAGAAAATGACGGGTAGCGTTTGCACGCATGCAACTGACGCACAACTGAAAAACAGTGTTTTAGAGAGAAAGATCTGTTTCACAGGATATATGTATGTCACTAGGCTgtctttcttttgtttgttttttatttaaataaattcttTTCCAAACTTTTGTTATGGCTAAGTCTTATATGGTGTTTAACGCTGAATTGGTCACTTGACAAAGTGTACAAGAGTTCTGTGCAGGGGCAAAGGTAGAAACAACATTGCCCTGCTGGGACAGGAAATAAAGGGGCCCCTCACCATGTGTGTGGTGGTTGGTTGAGTGTGATTGTTTGTGGTAGTGtgactaattttttttattttttttttaaattaaactccCCTCCTGCTTAACTTTGTGCAGGTATTGGGAGTTTTATTCTTGGTTTAGGAGTGTTTGGTTTGCACCTGCAGCGGATACAGACACAATCACACGCTCCTTCTGCTTGGTTCTCAATTACGCATGTGTTGCCATGGCATCCAGTGGAAGCATCTGACTCACTGAGCACAAGGGCCTGTGAGGTAGTGCTCATCAGGTGCTTCCAAGCAAGATTTAAAAAGGTATTTAACCCAGACTCACCTCAGTCGAACGGCAGTTCGAGGGTCTAAAACGGCAACAACTTGACACGACTGACAGAATGGACACTATGGAAGACCAATGGagaaaatacaatctaaaaatcCGGGGAATTCCCGAGTCGGTCATTCTCACTGACTTGCCACACTGTTAGACGCCTAATCGCAGTCCTCCTACCGCCTAAACAGGCAAAATCGCTATGACTCGATGGGATGTTTCGCCTTCCAAAATCAAAGTCGGCACCCCGAGCAGCTACTGCAGATCTTTTTATAAGGTTCCAGTCCCTCCAGGAAAAAGCCATGCTCCAAAATGCAGCCCGAGGGAAGACCCCCTTAACCTTTGAAGGGTCCATGCTATCGATGTTCCCAGACCTCACACGCGCTACCCTCACTTGGAGGAAAACCCTACAGCTGCTCCTGCAACAGCTGCGCCTTAGGGAAATACCCTACCGCTGGGGAACACCGAAGGCAATCATGTTTACTCACCAGGGTATTACCTACAGATCACACAGCTA from Pelobates fuscus isolate aPelFus1 chromosome 1, aPelFus1.pri, whole genome shotgun sequence harbors:
- the CHCHD2 gene encoding coiled-coil-helix-coiled-coil-helix domain-containing protein 2, whose product is MPRGSRSRTSRVAPPASRAPVMRSAPPPAARPPAPVAAAPSAVGPVGAPRQPGLMAQMATTAAGVAVGSAVGHTLGHAITGGFGGGSSSEPARNDITYQEPATSQPVYQQQQQPQYTPCQYELKQFLECAQNQSDLKLCEGFGEVLKQCRFANGL